In the Gossypium raimondii isolate GPD5lz chromosome 9, ASM2569854v1, whole genome shotgun sequence genome, one interval contains:
- the LOC105797983 gene encoding probable aquaporin NIP7-1, with product MKPLVLKMKHFYKDNHLPNVSNNNESRDDHEMGSSSMSANGDILIQNPSFHCFLQGKDLNPARAIIAEMLGTFILMFCISGIIASTKLTGGDALLEYALTAGLTIVVLIFSIGSISGAHVNPAVTIAIAAFGYFPWSRVPLYILAQILGSVLATLMGEFVYGINSDVMETQPSQGSQSAFMVELLATFIVVFVVAAVTQQSQTVGQLSGLVIGMAIRLAVLISGPVSGGSLNPARSLGPAIVSRNFDNIWLYLTAPVLGAVLGALMYKFLRLQGQPCLATSSPDSDMLSHSLAFGRS from the exons ATGAAACCTTTGGTCTTGAAAATGAAACATTTTTACAAAGACAACCATTTGCCTAATGTTTCCAACAACAATGAATCTAGAGATGATCACGAGATGGGTTCTAGTTCTATGTCAGCAAATGGTGATATTTTGATCCAAAACCCTTCTTTCCATTGCTTCTTACAAGGCAAAGATCTCAACCCTGCTCGCGCG ATTATAGCTGAGATGTTGGGGacatttattttgatgttttgcaTAAGTGGGATCATAGCAAGCACTAAGCTAACAGGTGGAGATGCATTGTTGGAGTATGCACTTACGGCAGGGTTAACAATTGTGGTACTTATTTTCTCTATAGGATCCATATCTGGTGCACATGTTAACCCTGCAGTCACTATAGCCATTGCAGCTTTTGGTTATTTTCCTTGGTCCAGG GTACCACTTTACATATTGGCTCAAATTCTGGGTTCTGTATTGGCAACATTAATGGGAGAATTCGTTTATGGCATAAATTCAGATGTTATGGAAACACAGCCAAGCCAAGGCTCTCAATCAGCCTTCATGGTGGAGCTCCTTGCCACTTTCATCGTCGTATTTGTTGTTGCAGCAGTGACTCAACAATCACAAACT GTTGGTCAATTGTCCGGGTTGGTTATTGGAATGGCCATTCGGCTTGCGGTCTTGATTTCAGG GCCTGTTTCAGGAGGATCACTGAATCCAGCAAGGTCCTTAGGACCAGCAATTGTGTCAAGAAATTTCGACAACATATGGTTATATCTAACAGCCCCAGTATTAGGAGCAGTATTAGGAGCCCTGATGTATAAATTCCTGCGTCTCCAAGGCCAACCATGTCTTGCCACCTCCTCTCCCGACAGTGATATGCTGAGCCATTCCTTGGCATTTGGGAGGAGCTAA
- the LOC105800495 gene encoding NEDD8-activating enzyme E1 catalytic subunit — MADAAPPSKSRDLDKLLLRPGNLVGPTFDPGVQLRDDLQEYARVLVVGAGGLGCELLKDLALSGFKNLEVIDMDRIEVTNLNRQFLFRLEDVGKPKAEVAAKRVMERVSGVNIVPHFCRIEDKDIEFYNDFNIIALGLDSIEARSYINAVACSFLEYDSDDNPREETMKPMVDGGTEGFKGHARVIVPGVTPCFECTIWLFPPQVKFPLCTLAETPRNAAHCIEYAHLIKWDEVHSGQAFDPDNPDHMKWVYDEAVKRAELFGIPGVTYSLTQGVVKNIIPAIASTNAIISAACTLETLKIASGCSKTLSNYLTYNGVEGLHTKVTEFVKDKDCLVCGPGVLIELDTTVTLKKFIDMLEEDPKVLMTKASITYHGKNLYMQAPPVLEEMTRSNLELPLYDLMDKIPKDVLHATGTINKDDKKSSGLRKLRVVFKGIDGVADMDMAGGA; from the exons ATGGCGGATGCAGCTCCACCCAGTAAATCAAGAGACCTCGATAAGCTGCTCCTCCGACCGGGAAACCTCGTTGGCCCAACCTTCGACCCTGGCGTTCAA TTACGGGATGATTTACAAGAATATGCGAGAGTTTTGGTGGTGGGAGCTGGAGGATTGGGGTGTGAGCTGCTTAAGGATTTGGCTCTCTCGGGGTTTAAAAATCTTGAGGTCATCGACATGGATCGGATTGAAGTCACCAATCTCAACCGTCAATTCCTCTTCAG GCTGGAAGATGTTGGTAAGCCGAAGGCTGAGGTTGCAGCAAAGCGTGTTATGGAAAGAGTTAGTGGCGTGAACATTGTGCCCCATTTTTGCCGAATTGAGGATAAAGACATTGAATTTTATAACGACTTCAATATCATTGCCCTCGGTCTTGATTCCATTGAGGCTCGGAGCTATATTAATGCTGTGGCTTGTAGTTTCCTTG AGTATGATTCTGATGACAATCCACGTGAAGAAACAATGAAGCCTATGGTAGATGGTGGGACTGAAGGTTTCAAGGGTCACGCTAGGGTGATTGTGCCAGGGGTTACGCCATGCTTTGAGTGTACAATCTGGCTATTTCCGCCTCAAGTGAAGTTTCCTCTATGTACCTTAGCAGAAACCCCTAGAAATGCAGCTCATTGTATTGAATATGCTCACTTAATTAAATGGGATGAG GTTCACAGTGGACAGGCTTTTGATCCAGATAATCCAGATCATATGAAGTGGGTCTATGATGAG GCTGTCAAGAGAGCTGAGCTTTTCGGCATTCCAGGAGTTACTTATTCTCTTACTCAG GGTGTTGTAAAAAACATCATACCAGCGATTGCTTCCACCAATGCAATTATATCAGCTGCATGTACTTTGGAAACCTTGAAGATTGCATCAGGATGCAGTAAAACTCTATCAAACTATCTTAC GTATAATGGTGTTGAAGGTCTTCATACAAAAGTGACCGAATTTGTGAAGGACAAGGACTGTCTCGTCTGTGGTCCGGGTGTCCTCATTGAGCTGGACACTACAGTTACCCTAAAAAAG TTCATTGATATGCTAGAGGAGGATCCTAAGGTGCTGATGACAAAGGCGTCGATCACATATCACGGAAAGAATCTATACATGCAGGCTCCTCCTGTTTTGGAAGAGATGACCCGATCGAATCTAGAGTTACCCCTATATGATCTCATGGATAAAATCCCCAAAGACGTCCTCCATGCAACTGGTACGATCAACAAGGATGACAAAAAGTCATCTGGTTTAAGAAAATTACGAGTTGTTTTCAAGGGAATAGATGGGGTTGCAGATATGGATATGGCTGGTGGTGCATGA
- the LOC105800496 gene encoding E3 ubiquitin-protein ligase RHF1A translates to MADFNSSPSPSAAAAAAACSSFEKPIALTAASCSSPASSIGGVLDDGVEDGCCICLEPFTVQDPTTVTSCRHEYHLQCILEWSQRSKECPICWQSFVLKDPASQELLDAVRIERHCRSRNPSAVATDLHHFHDSIGVEEDTFHSDDSDFDERILQHLALAASRARYIRRRERQRSSGLGPSRVLFSTSPENMPGTLHIYPNSPDECQNLSHGLPQCDSLASGIPSVNISPLSPVTPSVNMVSSSTASGDKAVKPSQPQLGTPHRTSSSETVSFSESIKSKWFTASARYKETISKGTKGLKEKLLARNNSVKELSKGVQREMTAGVAKMIERLDISSKRSGASVPASGGTGSTSNILFKGKGVQDNVFAQNLTNNNVEFVRGLNSEAPSYPSRIMPDKLEASHPQRDH, encoded by the exons ATGGCTGATTTCAATTCCTCTCCTTCACCTTCTGCTGCCGCTGCCGCTGCTGCTTGTTCTTCGTTCGAGAAGCCGATTGCGTTAACGGCAGCTTCATGTTCGTCGCCGGCGTCTTCTATCGGAGGAGTACTTGACGACGGTGTCGAAGACGGCTGCTGTATATGTCTAGAGCCTTTCACTGTACAAGACCCTACCACT gTTACTAGTTGCAGACATGAATATCACCTTCAGTGCATTCTTGAATG GTCACAAAGAAGCAAAGAGTGTCCAATATGTTGGCAGTCATTTGTCCTGAAAGACCCTGCCAG CCAAGAGCTTCTAGATGCTGTCAGAATTGAAAGGCACTGCAGGTCAAGGAACCCATCTGCTGTGGCCACAGATTTGCATCATTTCCATGACAGTATTGGTGTTGAGGAG GATACATTTCATTCAGATGATTCAGACTTTGATGAACGCATTTTGCAGCATCTAGCACTTGCTGCGAGCAGAGCTCGTTATATTCGCAGAAGGGAAAGACAGAGATCTTCTGGACTTGGCCCTTCTCGAGTTCTTTTTTCTACCTCTCCTGAAAACATGCCAGGCACACTGCACATATATCCAAATTCACCAGATGAATGCCAAAACTTGAGTCATGGGTTACCCCAGTGTGATTCACTGGCTTCAGGCATACCATCAGTTAATATTAGCCCTCTGTCACCTGTTACCCCGTCTGTTAATATGGTCTCTAGTTCTACTGCAAGTGGAGATAAAGCTGTTAAACCGAG TCAGCCACAACTGGGTACTCCACATCGAACAAGCTCATCTGAAACAGTCTCTTTCTCAGAGTCTATAAAATCTAAATGGTTCACTGCTTCAGCCAG ATACAAGGAAACAATTTCTAAAGGTACCAAAGGTCTCAAAGAGAAGCTTCTTGCTCGTAATAACTCTGTTAAGGAGCTCAGCAAGGGAGTGCAGCGTGAGATGACTGCTGGGGTTGCAAAAATGATTGAGCGCCTAGATATTTCATCAAAAAGATCTGGAGCCTCTGTACCTGCTTCTGGTGGCACAGGCAGTacctcaaatattttatttaagggAAAGGGTGTGCAAGATAATGTTTTTGCTCAGAATCTTACTAACAACAACGTAGAATTTGTACGTGGTTTAAATTCAGAGGCCCCATCTTATCCTTCTCGTATCATGCCTGACAAACTAGAAGCTTCTCACCCACAG AGGGATCACTGA